The Paramormyrops kingsleyae isolate MSU_618 chromosome 12, PKINGS_0.4, whole genome shotgun sequence region GCATGTGCTTGCCTGTGTAAGTAGTCATGCAATCCAATTCATCAGTGGGTAGAGATCACAGCACAGGTGTTTTTGTGAAATGCTAGGGATTAGCATGTTATACCAAACAAATCACACAAAATTTTGGTCTCTGTGTATGCTGAAAAAGGTGCTTTTTGCAATATTTTGTGCCACAAGGGATTAAAAGAAAAGTAGCTGCTTTTAATTCAGGCTTTCAGAATAGTGCTTTAATTGAATTATGAATGTGTCATGATCCATCTCTGTCATTCCTTCTGTGTTCCCGTTTCTCTCCGCTGGGTGTCTCTGTTGGCTATCCAGTTTTTCTCCCCACTTGCACCAAATCACACACATCTGTCCCTTATATGATCCTCATTACCCTGGTATATAAGTACCTGCCCTTGTGTTGTTCCCTAGTTTGGTCATTGTTACTGCTGTAGCAGTTAGTGTTGGTAGTTGGTAGTTTGTGTTCCTCATTATGGTCTCACCCCAGCTGCTCCCCATGTTAGGTTAGCCCTTGACCCTCTTAGTTGGTCCTCCTTGCCTCCTGTTCTGACCCCTGTGTATAGTTTAGTTCAGTAATAAAACCCCTTCAGTTCACTACCAGGCTACATATGGATTGTCACTCCTTCCTTGCTTACCATGGTAATAGAATTTTATTGAGTGAGGGTGCCTTCTAACAATATTGATATAGTATTTCTGGATGTTACTCTATAAAATGTATGACCTGATATTCAGTCAGCTTTGGCAGATACTGTGTGTAATGAATACCGTTTCAGATCTCAAAGAAATTCATGCAGAAGAAACACAGGGAGAAGGTGACCTTGGCCCTACAGACACTGGAGAGGAATGGAGGCAAGGTGTGTGACAGATTCCTCTGGGAGCCTTTCTCCATGTTTTATAATTCACAGATTCTATACACTCACTATATATGTGACTGGATGCAGGTAAATGAATATAGAAACTATGCTTTATAAGGGAATGCAAAAAGTCTCTTGTCTGAATCATTTTCTACATGTATGAAATGGACAGTAAATATGTATTTCTCTCCCTGTGCCTCTATATAAGTTGTTCTTGCCTGGTGTTGTCCTTTTTTCAGGAGAGCCTACCAATTATAAAGTCCAAGGTGCCAACATACAGCTCAGTTTATTTCTGAAGATACCAGAACACCTGAGCACCTTTGTGAGCTACTATTCTTATTATTGTCTAAGTCAGTGTCTCTCAGACGTTCacggtttttgctccctcccagctccctgccaaatAGTCCACAGTTTGGCTCCcaggagctaggagggagcaaaaacatggactgtttgaAGGTCTCCAAAGACCAGGTTGAGAAATACTGGTCTAAATGTGTTGGCCTATTTGACATTTTTGCAGTGATTTTAATTTTCCATTCAGTTATATTTTTCCAGTGTTTCACAAGTGTAAAGATGCTGTATACAATATGTGGATTGATAATACTCAGTGTGTACCTGTCAGGTTTCTCTGGTGTACATATGTTAAACTGAAAGGCCAGCGGGACACATCTGGCACACAGCACAATTTTTCATGGCCTGCAAAATGAGTCTGTAATTCTGTTGGGTTCACAGTTTGGTGCAATTTTGTACAGCATGTCATGGAAAATCAAATAGTTTTGTTTAGATAATTAATAGAAATTTAAATTCAAACAATTAGGAACAGTTGTAAAGCAAAGGCAATGTGTCTGAGGTCGATGTATCTGAATAACAAAACTCAAGAGGCtcttatttgcacattgtaaaaaatattaaatatgcaaaataaataaactttcaGAAATTACACTGCATATCAGGGCCGACCAGCCCTATGGGTGATATAGGCAATCGCCTAGGGCACCAACTAATTAGGGGATGCAAGAGAGTGAGTAAAAAAACCAGAAGAAAAACTGTTTTGTGACATTACACTTATTTACACTCTTGAAATAGCAACATCTGTTGACGCTATAACCACCTGCAACTCCCATTTAATGCCAAAATAATGCATCATTCCTCAATATTTACCCTGTTATCTTCTTTGTTTCAAAGTATAGTGATGTTCAGGATGTCTGTACATTCTGTAAAGACCATAGTGAAACtctgatacatttattttacagttgTCCAGTGATTTCAAGGTTCTGGACAGACATTGTAAGACACTTACTCCACAATATTCTGATTTTCATAAAACTTATTTTGttgtattctttaattataaaaAACACTAGTTTGGAATTCATATCCAGTCTTGTTATTCTGCTGGCTAAATTTTATATTCATAAACAGAAACTTACATCAGCTATCCCTACTGTATTGTATCAGTTTTGTGCAGAATTTGATTGCTTTATTGAAACATGTAAactaatgaataaaaaaaaatctacaactTTCCTAACACATTATGACAAAGTATTTATAAATCCCCAATAGATCACTTTACCTTCTATGAAAGTATGGTTTTACTTTATATTAGgcctatttttttatttatttgttttttcttaTCCATGAGAAGATATTAATATTTACATAGTATTTCTCCTTTATCTGCTGTTGCAAAAccaatggtcacatttattgtggttcagttaaaaaaaataaaattggcAAGAAAATTAAACGGGCAAAATAATCTGGGGTCTCGGGAAATGAGTCAGTGGTATTTAGTTTTCATATTTCACTACTCTCCTTATGAAAGGTGATAATACCCTGTggtaatgtaatgtttttaaacatatacacTGGCAAAATGTGTCTTCTGTTGCTCTCAGCTGTGAAGTTCATCATTTCAGTATgcaatgtaaaaatatataagtcaatatatatagaaaaatgTCCTAAAAATATACATGTTTTAAGCACTACCACAGATTGTCACCTTTTCAGACTTTCCAATTCTAGTCATAAGATTTCACCATTACAATGGATTGTTCTCTGCAAACCCCAAGTGAGGATAGTTCATCAATTTTGAAAATGCACCACATACTTAATGGTCATATTTATTCTGTTTATATTTTGTTGGTGtttggaaaaataaacaaactaaGACAAATCTTGTGTTCTATAACTTGTATAGGTGTcagtcttggtcttatcaactactctctctccagtgttggtgtaatttattggggaaccaaaatgttcccaaacagCCAATTTTGTATGACTCACTGACCAACTCACCAGTACAATTAGCATAATATTTTCCATACTTGTGCATTCAGGTTTCACCCATGTCAGgaaatgtattcattcatttcattgtcCTTTGCAAACCAAAAGTAATGTAACCGAATGGTACACAACAGATACATGTGCTATTATAGCCCTCCCCAGGAAGCAGGGATCATCCTGTGTCTAATGTCTAATGTAAACATGTCTAAccttttatttacacaaaatacGATCCGGAATGATTACAGAAGCCTGGTGGTGTCTGTCTGTACTGTCCACACCTTTCTCAAGTCCCTCTTACACATGCACATCTATAACATGTTTTAGCAGAACACGATAATAAAGTCATGTGTCCTATGTGCCCATAAACTGCGTTTTATAAGGATTCCCCTATAAAGACTAATAAAATAATGCTTAACAATAAAATTGATTATATCTCCTATGGGAAGAAACTTCTTACACTCTTAAGACCATCCAGGAGAAATCAGTGATTCCACATTATTTTATTCTTCTCATGGAGGGAGATGCTAATGGGTCTGTGACTGCTATAGCATGATGGTTAGATTACGTTGGTACAGTATTTATAAACAGGTGATATATACCACTATAGAGAAATCTCAGTATGGTGGGCAACATTAAGGATAATATGGGCTCTTTTAAAACATACTACAGCACACCTGGTGACTTTAGGTTCCTGTTTCCAGTCACATATAATAGATGGTTTCCTGTAAATCCTCCCACTGCCTCTTTGCCTTTTACTTGTCAGAGAAGAATGGAAAGCTTCATAGTTCTCTTTTTCTGTGTTCTTTTAAAGGTATGTGTGTTTCCATCTGAATATGCTGGTCTATTGGTTTAGCATGAAGTTGTAATTATGTGATATATAATGTGTTATGTGTATATAATTTATGTTGTGCAGTTAGACTTCAGTCTCTTGTGTGAAGATTCCTGGTAATTCTTTATGTTTATCGATGGTGGTAATGCAGGGGACAGCCAAGATGACAAGCCAGCCCACTGCAGCACCCGCACATAAATTCTACAGGCAATTCATAGACACCAATTCAAAACTACACCCGGTGGCCAGTGGATTAGGTACATAATAatgatagatactttattgatccctctggggaaattgtctttatgcttccctcaacttgctctttgtagagcaagctggctttaaagggcagccacctttTGTGGTGccctgggggttaagggccttctTAATGGACGTGCCAAGGCTGGGTTCAAACTGACGACCTTCTGgctacaagcacacaggcttagcccactgagccacatgctgtccACATTTGTCTGTTGATGCAAACAGCTTGTTCCTCCAAGCAGTGAATCATGTAGCTGcaaataaatgcagacagaaCACAGCCAGGGTCAAGGCTGTCACTGTTAGGGTAAGATGTGCGATCTAAGATTTTGAAAgtggtgtgattgttggtgtCAGATGTGGTGGTTCCAGCTTCAGGGATCAGCCTCCTGGGATTTCCCGCGCACTGCAGTCTCTGGAGTTTTAAGCAAATGATCAGTGGAAATTCTGTGGCAGAGGGATGGCAGAGGAGAGCGACTAAATACGTTTAAGCTAACAGGAACGCATACTAATAGGTGTACCTATTAAAGTGGACCTCATAGACATGTATGCTATATGTGTTTGTGCAGATTGGTCAGCATAGACTGAATTTTCATCACTTAGTGTGGAGCTCTAGGGGAACTAGGACCCCAGTGACCTGTAAAAACTTCCCAGTCCTAAAGGCCATTGTGTTTATAGCAGCTGCTCAGCTCACCTGAGGGCACAAATCACTGGGGGAATCAGATGACAAACAGGGGGAACTAAGAGCCGCTCATTTATTCACATAATTCACTGCTATTTACGTCACTGGTAGAACAATAGGTTATGAATGTTCCAGGAAAAACAAACGATATCAATCACATATTTTTCACATTAAACTGATATTTAATAAGCAGCCTCACAGATTCACAGATATGGGTTGACGGATACGTTCTGCTTATACCATGTAATTCATCTTCTCAAGCAAATGCCTTCATTTTTGTGCGTGTTCTGCTGGAAGGCACACAGGTCTTCTGTAGAATTATGTTATTTTATGGTTTAATTTCTGGGAGGATCCACTGAAACGTGACACAAATATGTGAGGGTGTTTGGTTTGGGTTACAGGTTTAACGCAACTGTTGATAGGGATAAAATCAAAGCACAGCTGTGGATGAGGGGAAGACcatccaggcagcacagggcacgatGCTGGGGACCAGataccagtccattacagggcacatgcaTGCCATTAAACACTATGGCCAATTTATGCCAGTTTAACTAACAGAATGTCTTTGGATCATAGAAGGCACCCTACATGCATGGAGGATAACTGCATAACATCAGGAAatcaagcaaactccacacacacagaatggaGGCACACAGCACCCAGTCTGGTTTATATAATGGGGACTAATGAACAGCAGACTGAATCAGCTCATAACTTCATTCCGGCCTGGGACGTCCACCCTGTAAAGGCTACTGGCTTCACTGACAGGAATAACATCTTTGCCGTGCCGTGGGCAGAGGCTTTGGAACCAGGGGAACGGAGGGGGACACGTACCtgccaatatttaatttggcttcattcactCTAGTCCCCccaccgaaaaaaaaaaatagatctCTGCATATAACTTAtgaagttgccccccccccccccacccagtatcaTACTCCAACACCATTGGTCATGGGTTACACTGGATAAACTGCTAGGTTAAGGTCACCAAGGGGAACATCCTTATGAACTATTTCTGGGATAATCTGTACCGTGTTTCCTTTCTAAAAGTTTTAATACACAAACAAGGGTATCTGCTCTTAGACACACAGCCAGTCTTTGTTCTCTGAGCTGTTTCCAGCACAAAAGGGTCCTGAACTGAATAACATATCAGTGGTACAGCTGTTGATTTGACTGTTTTCCTCTGAAACCCAAATAATGTCTTGCGATCAGTTTTGTGTTGTTGGTGGTAACTGTGGTAATTCTACTGCCTGCTCTGCTGATGTACCGTCTTGTGTTCTGTTTTAGGATACAGCTCATGGCCAAACAAACTTCTCCTCTCCCGAGGGAGTTACTCTTCTTGAGGTATCTGTCCTTGCTTTAGTCGTGGCCAATGCTACACTATGCATTGCAACTATAATAGGAATTTGCATACTGTTCAACAAAGTTAGTCAGGTAAGTCACTTAAATTTTCTTAGCAGCTGGAAAAATTACATCCAAAGGTTACCTCCCTTTTTGGTTATTAAATTTATCATGCATTCCAATTTAAGATTCCATTTATTCATCTTCCTACCTCTTGTCCTGGTCAGgctgggtcatgggggggtgggggagctgaAGCTTGGTGGAGTGCCAGTCCAACTTAAGGTTGAATTTTCCAAATGTGCAATTTGCATTATTCAGTACAGTAATAAAGTAtgcaaacatttgttttttacagtataatttttaaaatcagtttcaGTTATGAGAAGGTTGCTGGTTGAAATTCCAAGGCTGGCAAATTGATTTCACtattaggcccttgagcaaggtccttaaccccagtcACTTCAGGGTCTagctaatcctaaccctaaccctaaccctgctctCTGATTCCCATGATGCTTTGGACAAAGGGTGTGTTAAATAaatttattagaaaaataaaatgtcaatgTTTGTCTGCAGATCAGGATGAAGATTGCAGAGAATGAAACTGTCACTGACCGTCGCATCACACAAAATGGGTCTAAGCCTTTTCAGGAGAACAATGAGATGCACAATGAGAGCCCAGATCCTACCAATCAGGCACCAACACGGCCTTCGTCCTTCAAACTCCCAAACACAGAGAAGCGGGAATCGAGCCAGCTGTCAGAGCACTCTTCCAGCATGCAGGGCTCAGATCCTACCCTGTTTCGACAACTCTCCCCTCCTGACTATGAATACACCATGTCCAGAAGGTTCAGACAAGGCAATGTGTCCCAGCATCTGCCCGAGGAGGACATGTCCACCATCGACTTGACCCTAGATGATGACCCAAACTCCCCGTACATGCATATGAGGTCTTGTGGGATCGACAGTCTTATCCCAGGCATGGCTGATGAGGACATCTACGATATTCCCCGATACTCCTCTGCTAGCTGCATCTGCTTTACCCGAGTAGACCAAGCATCTCTGAAAAGAGCCAAGCAGTCTAGGTACCGTTCTGACCCCAACAGTTACCCTTTGTCTTCTGTTCTCAGCAGCCTGCAAATGAGTAATGGTGAATCGCTTGGTGCTTGCTCTCCAGACAGCTCCAGGGACTCTGGGCAGGGGACTATCAGTAGCTCGCAGAGTCTCAGGTTTGAGATGAGTGACCCAGGGTCAACGGGTAGAACAGAGAAGCTCTCCAACTCTATGTTTACGAAGGCAGCATGTCCTCAGAAGCGAAATGCAAACTCATCTACTCGGaatcagaaacagccaccaATTGCAATCTAGTttgaaaaccaaaacaaaatccTATTAACAGATTAACCATACAATTATCCTTTATAGAGAGTACAATTTTGCCTGCTATTCGCAACATCTGATATCTGATAATCTGATattggttagcactgctgccttccATCTTTGGGGTTAAGGTTCAAGTCTCTACCAGGGTTCCATATACTGTACTCTGTACTCCCaatgaacaggacaagcagttacagaaaatagatgggtTACCCACAGGATAT contains the following coding sequences:
- the LOC140577557 gene encoding uncharacterized protein, with the protein product MESFIVLFFCVLLKDTAHGQTNFSSPEGVTLLEVSVLALVVANATLCIATIIGICILFNKVSQIRMKIAENETVTDRRITQNGSKPFQENNEMHNESPDPTNQAPTRPSSFKLPNTEKRESSQLSEHSSSMQGSDPTLFRQLSPPDYEYTMSRRFRQGNVSQHLPEEDMSTIDLTLDDDPNSPYMHMRSCGIDSLIPGMADEDIYDIPRYSSASCICFTRVDQASLKRAKQSRYRSDPNSYPLSSVLSSLQMSNGESLGACSPDSSRDSGQGTISSSQSLRFEMSDPGSTGRTEKLSNSMFTKAACPQKRNANSSTRNQKQPPIAI